In Amycolatopsis methanolica 239, a single genomic region encodes these proteins:
- a CDS encoding PLP-dependent aminotransferase family protein — translation MSDDSSSRIVAGLREWIATAEPGAKLPSTRALVAEYAASPVTVQKALRTLAAQGIVESRPGVGTFVRAIRVARANDYGWQTAALGSPPHRMPRASTALRTVPNDVIALHSGYPDRELLPERLVRAAFARAARGASAVSRPPAAGLPELQAWFAAELGPAAPGDVVVFPGSQSGLSAAFRGLVGAGAPLVLESPTYWGAILAAAQAGVRVVPVPSGPHGPDPDELDRAFRRTGARAFYAQPNFANPTGARWPAELGDRVLGVVREHGAFLIEDDWAHDFGIAADVVPLAARDDRGHVVYLRSLTKSVSPAVRVAGIIARGAARERILASAQGESMYVSGLLQAVALDVVTQSGWRTHLRGVRRQLAARRDLLAAALREHVPSARLEGLPQGGLNLWVRLPDATDPARLIRDCEAAGVVVNPGGEWFPAEPPGVYLRLNYSGPNPGVFPDGARIIGEALAGQGL, via the coding sequence ATGTCTGACGATAGCAGCTCCCGCATCGTCGCCGGGCTGCGCGAATGGATCGCGACCGCCGAACCGGGCGCGAAGCTGCCGTCCACCCGCGCGCTCGTCGCCGAGTACGCGGCCAGCCCGGTGACCGTGCAGAAGGCGCTGCGGACCCTCGCCGCCCAGGGGATCGTGGAGAGCCGGCCCGGTGTCGGCACCTTCGTGCGCGCCATCCGCGTGGCGCGCGCCAACGACTACGGCTGGCAGACGGCGGCGCTCGGCTCGCCGCCGCACCGGATGCCGCGGGCGTCGACCGCGCTGCGCACGGTGCCGAACGACGTGATCGCGTTGCACTCCGGGTACCCGGACCGGGAACTGCTGCCCGAGCGGCTGGTGCGGGCTGCGTTCGCCCGCGCCGCGCGGGGCGCTTCCGCGGTCAGCCGCCCGCCGGCGGCCGGGTTGCCGGAGCTGCAGGCGTGGTTCGCTGCGGAGCTGGGGCCGGCGGCGCCGGGCGACGTCGTCGTGTTCCCGGGCAGTCAGAGCGGGCTCAGCGCGGCGTTCCGGGGGCTAGTCGGGGCGGGCGCGCCGCTCGTGCTGGAGTCGCCGACGTACTGGGGCGCCATCCTCGCGGCCGCGCAGGCCGGGGTGCGGGTGGTACCCGTGCCGAGCGGGCCGCACGGTCCGGACCCGGACGAGCTGGACCGCGCGTTCCGGCGGACCGGGGCCAGGGCGTTCTACGCGCAGCCGAACTTCGCCAACCCGACCGGCGCCCGCTGGCCCGCCGAGCTGGGCGACCGGGTCCTCGGCGTCGTGCGCGAGCACGGCGCGTTCCTGATCGAGGACGACTGGGCGCACGATTTCGGGATCGCGGCGGATGTGGTGCCGCTCGCCGCGCGCGACGACCGCGGGCACGTGGTGTACCTGCGGTCGCTGACGAAGAGCGTGTCCCCGGCGGTGCGGGTCGCCGGGATCATCGCCCGCGGCGCGGCCCGCGAGCGGATCCTCGCCAGCGCACAGGGCGAGTCGATGTACGTGAGCGGGTTGCTGCAGGCGGTCGCGCTCGACGTCGTCACGCAGTCCGGGTGGCGCACGCACCTGCGCGGGGTGCGCCGCCAGCTGGCCGCGCGGCGCGACCTGCTCGCCGCCGCGCTGCGGGAGCACGTGCCCTCCGCACGCCTGGAAGGGTTGCCGCAGGGCGGGCTGAACCTGTGGGTGCGGCTGCCGGACGCCACCGATCCGGCCCGCCTGATCCGCGACTGCGAGGCGGCCGGAGTGGTGGTGAACCCGGGCGGCGAATGGTTTCCCGCGGAGCCGCCCGGGGTGTACCTGCGGCTCAACTACTCCGGCCCGAACCCGGGCGTTTTCCCCGACGGCGCACGGATCATCGGCGAGGCACTGGCCGGGCAAGGGCTTTAG
- a CDS encoding ATP-binding protein, whose protein sequence is MLRVSLLGEQAILDEADGSVVTRSPRTVALVAYLVVHPGVPQPRQRIAELFWPDSSEPQALTNLRRELHHLRHTLGEDCLVVTAKDLCWRDTATVRVDVRDFELARAAAQSGDGVLERAPAALALYRGEFLPGINDEWVIEPRAALESASVRLCDLLCQARKSRGDLPGAAEAARRRIQLRPLEEQGYRTLMDLQAAMGDRASAVSTYHHCASTLERELGVVPDETTRRALRRLLAGDATGPRPGTTGLVGRGREVVLLSRVWQTAAAGRPGLVLVCGGAGVGKSRLVAEVASAARAHGAIVATSQCFGTPGRLPLAPVADWLRAPAVRAATANLEPVWRAEVDRLVPAGRSRSDPDTGPRAMVDAWQRHRFFEGLARALTGAGRPMLLVLDNLQWCDQETLAFLTFCLGLTPDAPVLVAATLRTDGEWPELAEWTTRMRGTGLLTELTLNPLEITESARLAELISGQPLAPADRELLQATTGGFPLYVVEAVRGKALPGSDLTDVLRNRVEQASPAARKIAGLAAAVGRDFTLALLTEASDLEPDTVVQAVDELWRRRIIQEIGDGYDFSHDLLRDTAYHLVSPPNRWLLHRRIAQALELLHAGDTAPVSGRLAEQYARGGRPDRAVGFYRRAAAFASSTFAHAEAIRLHQEALDIVRSQPDSAESARQELAILETMAAPLNARRGYASPQLQQALERTIALAKRLGQQDSMLTAMVGLWASRFVQGRTADAYEVATSVLDLVDPDSELRGAAHFVYGGSASSLGRPAEALQHFELAVKLSHGAPSLTVGTRPDVHATGWAAHPHWLLGHTGEALAACQDAIDLARSAEHPYSLAVGLAYAGITYQMCGEVDRLGDTVRELGELCDRYGFAYYREWGLVLGGWRAGRPEVARRGIDNLRAEGSFARMPYWLALLADLSGPDAARATLDAAIVAGQARDDVWWMPEVMRKRAALDDPDTAVSRLRSAVRLARAQGSLALVRRCEHDLAVRAVGG, encoded by the coding sequence ATGCTGCGGGTCTCCCTGCTGGGAGAACAAGCAATCCTCGACGAGGCGGACGGTTCGGTGGTGACTCGTTCGCCGCGCACCGTCGCGCTCGTCGCGTACCTCGTCGTGCACCCGGGCGTGCCCCAGCCGCGGCAGCGCATCGCCGAACTGTTCTGGCCCGACTCGTCCGAACCGCAGGCGCTGACTAACCTCCGCCGCGAACTGCACCACCTGCGCCACACACTCGGCGAGGACTGCCTGGTCGTCACGGCGAAGGACCTGTGCTGGCGTGACACCGCGACCGTCCGCGTCGACGTGCGCGACTTCGAACTGGCCCGTGCGGCGGCCCAGTCCGGCGACGGGGTGCTCGAACGCGCGCCGGCCGCGCTCGCGCTCTACCGCGGTGAATTCCTGCCCGGCATCAACGACGAATGGGTGATCGAGCCGCGTGCCGCGCTGGAATCGGCCTCCGTCCGGCTGTGCGATCTGCTGTGCCAGGCCAGGAAGAGCCGCGGCGACCTGCCCGGCGCCGCGGAGGCCGCCCGCAGGCGGATCCAGTTGCGCCCGCTGGAGGAACAGGGCTACCGCACGCTGATGGACCTGCAGGCGGCGATGGGGGACCGGGCCAGCGCGGTCAGCACCTACCACCACTGCGCGTCCACCCTGGAGCGCGAACTGGGCGTCGTACCGGACGAGACCACGCGGCGGGCCCTCCGCCGCCTGCTGGCGGGCGACGCGACGGGCCCCCGCCCCGGCACCACCGGGCTCGTTGGGCGCGGCCGCGAGGTGGTCCTCCTCTCGCGTGTCTGGCAGACCGCGGCGGCCGGCCGACCGGGGCTCGTGCTGGTGTGCGGCGGCGCGGGAGTCGGCAAGAGCAGGCTGGTCGCCGAAGTCGCCTCGGCGGCGCGGGCGCACGGCGCGATCGTGGCCACCTCGCAGTGCTTCGGCACGCCGGGGCGGCTGCCGTTGGCGCCGGTCGCGGACTGGCTGCGCGCCCCCGCGGTGCGCGCCGCGACCGCGAACCTGGAACCGGTGTGGCGCGCCGAGGTGGACCGCCTCGTGCCCGCGGGCCGCTCGCGGAGCGATCCGGACACCGGCCCCCGCGCGATGGTGGACGCCTGGCAGCGGCACCGCTTCTTCGAGGGCCTGGCCAGGGCGCTCACCGGCGCGGGCCGCCCGATGCTGCTGGTGCTGGACAACCTGCAGTGGTGCGACCAGGAAACCCTGGCGTTCCTCACGTTCTGCCTCGGCCTGACCCCGGACGCGCCGGTCCTCGTCGCCGCGACCCTGCGCACCGACGGCGAGTGGCCGGAGCTCGCCGAGTGGACCACCCGCATGCGCGGCACCGGCCTGCTGACCGAGCTGACGCTGAACCCGTTGGAGATCACCGAATCCGCCCGGCTGGCCGAGCTGATCTCCGGGCAGCCGCTCGCCCCCGCGGACCGTGAGCTGTTGCAGGCCACCACCGGCGGTTTCCCGCTCTACGTCGTGGAAGCCGTGCGTGGCAAGGCACTGCCCGGCAGCGACCTCACCGATGTGCTGCGCAACCGGGTGGAGCAGGCGAGCCCGGCCGCGCGCAAGATCGCCGGGCTCGCCGCCGCGGTCGGCCGGGACTTCACGCTCGCCCTGCTCACCGAGGCCAGTGATCTCGAACCGGACACTGTCGTGCAGGCCGTCGACGAGCTGTGGCGGCGCCGCATCATCCAGGAGATCGGCGACGGCTACGACTTCAGCCACGACCTGCTCCGGGACACCGCCTACCACCTGGTCAGCCCGCCCAACCGGTGGCTGCTGCACCGGCGCATCGCGCAGGCGCTGGAGCTGCTGCACGCCGGCGACACCGCTCCGGTGTCCGGCCGCCTCGCCGAGCAGTACGCGCGGGGCGGGCGCCCGGACCGCGCGGTCGGTTTCTACCGGCGCGCCGCGGCCTTCGCGTCCAGCACCTTCGCCCACGCCGAGGCGATCCGGCTGCACCAGGAGGCGCTGGACATTGTGCGGTCCCAGCCGGACAGCGCCGAGTCCGCCCGTCAGGAACTGGCGATCCTGGAGACGATGGCGGCGCCGCTGAACGCCCGCCGCGGGTACGCCTCGCCGCAGCTGCAGCAGGCCCTGGAGCGCACCATCGCGCTCGCCAAACGGCTGGGGCAGCAGGATTCCATGCTCACCGCGATGGTCGGACTGTGGGCTTCCCGCTTCGTGCAGGGACGCACCGCGGACGCCTACGAGGTCGCCACGAGCGTGCTGGACCTCGTCGACCCGGACTCGGAACTGCGCGGCGCGGCGCACTTCGTGTACGGCGGGAGCGCGAGCAGCCTTGGGCGGCCCGCCGAGGCGCTGCAGCACTTCGAACTCGCCGTGAAACTGTCCCACGGCGCCCCGTCGCTGACCGTCGGCACCCGCCCGGACGTGCACGCGACGGGGTGGGCCGCGCACCCGCACTGGCTGCTCGGCCACACCGGGGAGGCGCTGGCCGCCTGCCAGGACGCGATCGACCTCGCCAGGTCGGCCGAGCACCCGTACAGCCTCGCCGTCGGGCTCGCCTACGCCGGGATCACCTACCAGATGTGCGGCGAGGTGGACCGGCTCGGCGACACCGTGCGCGAGCTGGGCGAGCTGTGCGACCGCTACGGCTTCGCCTACTACCGGGAATGGGGCCTGGTGCTGGGCGGCTGGCGGGCCGGGCGGCCCGAGGTCGCCCGGCGCGGCATCGACAACCTGCGCGCGGAGGGCTCGTTCGCGCGGATGCCGTACTGGCTCGCGCTGCTCGCCGACCTGTCCGGCCCGGACGCGGCCCGCGCGACCCTGGACGCGGCGATCGTCGCCGGGCAGGCCCGCGACGACGTGTGGTGGATGCCCGAGGTGATGCGCAAACGCGCTGCTCTCGACGACCCGGACACCGCGGTGTCCCGGTTGCGCTCGGCGGTGCGGCTCGCCAGGGCGCAGGGCAGCCTCGCCCTGGTGCGGCGGTGCGAGCACGACCTCGCCGTTCGGGCCGTCGGCGGCTGA